In the Oryzias latipes chromosome 9, ASM223467v1 genome, one interval contains:
- the arl15 gene encoding ADP-ribosylation factor-like protein 15 isoform X2 encodes MSEYMQLSLALCRIGIYTCFRALCCKGPPPPRPEYDVVCIGLTGAGKSSLLSRLCSESSDDIGPTTGFNIKAVPFPNAILNVKELGGADNIKKYWCRYYQGSQGVIFVLDSASSNEDLEVARNELHSALQHPQLCTLPFLILANHQDNRAARTPNQRPQRSAAGVTSLVKIAPYMDQQCASIFFSPLNTTRYPSIQSYYPVIIHK; translated from the exons tgttttcggGCACTGTGCTGTAAAGGACCCCCACCTCCGAGACCAGAATATGACGTGGTGTGCATTGGCCTGACAGGTGCTGGAAAGTCCAGCTTGCTGTCACGCCTCTGCAGTGAGAGCAGCGACGACATCGGTCCTACAACAG gtTTTAACATCAAAGCGGTACCTTTTCCAAATGCCATCTTGAATGTAAAAGAACTCGGAG GAGCTGACAACATTAAGAAATACTGGTGTCGATACTACCAGGGGTCACAGGGTGTAATCTTTGTACTGGATAGCGCATCGTCGAACGAGGACCTCGAGGTGGCACGTAATGAACTCCATTCAGCTCTTCAACACCCACAGCTCTGCACACTACCTTTCCTCATCCTTGCCAATCACCAAGACAACCGTGCAGCAAGAACACCAAATCAG AGGCCTCAGAGGTCAGCAGCAGGAGTCACTTCTCTTGTGAAGATTGCACCTTACATGGACCAACAATGTGCAAGCATTTTTTTCAGTCCTTTGAATACCACCAGGTATCCTAGTATTCAATCTTACTACCCAGTTattatacataaataa